In Candidatus Methylomirabilota bacterium, one genomic interval encodes:
- the rho gene encoding transcription termination factor Rho — translation MPPPAAATSGFESLTAVQPYERLKLETTASELSMRAMDLVSPIGRGQRGLIVAQPRTGKTMLLQGIAKAVLANHPEVIVIILLVDERPEEVTDFRMTIGKAAEIVASSNDNPYRRHIEVTEQVLEKAKRLVLEKRDVLVLFDSLTRMTRAYNNELSSRGRTMSGGIDSRAFQMPRAFFGAARKLEEGGSLTIVGTVLVETGSRMDDIIFEEFKGTGNMELHLTRELADRRIFPSIDILKSGTRREELLFTEDELKKIHLLRRALSGTKPVQAMEAMLERLRLTATNAEFLKSLG, via the coding sequence ATGCCGCCGCCGGCCGCCGCGACCTCGGGCTTCGAGAGCCTCACCGCGGTCCAGCCCTACGAGCGGCTGAAGCTCGAGACCACGGCGTCCGAGCTGTCCATGCGCGCGATGGACTTGGTCTCGCCCATCGGCCGGGGCCAGCGCGGGCTCATCGTCGCCCAGCCGCGGACGGGGAAGACCATGCTGCTGCAAGGCATCGCCAAGGCGGTGCTCGCCAACCACCCCGAAGTAATCGTCATCATTCTCTTGGTAGACGAGCGCCCCGAGGAGGTGACGGATTTCCGGATGACCATCGGCAAGGCGGCGGAAATCGTCGCCTCGAGCAACGACAACCCCTACCGCCGGCACATCGAGGTGACCGAGCAGGTCCTCGAGAAGGCTAAGCGCCTGGTGCTCGAGAAGCGGGACGTGCTCGTCCTCTTCGACTCCCTCACGCGCATGACGCGCGCGTACAACAACGAGCTGAGCTCGCGCGGGCGCACCATGTCCGGCGGCATCGACAGCCGCGCGTTCCAGATGCCGCGCGCCTTCTTCGGGGCAGCCCGCAAGCTCGAGGAGGGCGGGTCGCTCACGATCGTGGGCACGGTCCTGGTCGAGACGGGCTCCCGGATGGACGACATCATCTTCGAGGAGTTCAAGGGCACCGGGAACATGGAGCTCCATCTCACCCGGGAGCTGGCCGACCGCCGCATCTTCCCGTCCATCGACATTCTCAAATCCGGCACCCGCCGCGAGGAGCTCCTCTTCACCGAGGACGAGCTGAAGAAGATCCATCTCCTCCGTCGCGCGCTCTCCGGCACCAAGCCGGTGCAGGCCATGGAGGCCATGCTCGAGCGCCTCCGCCTCACCGCGACCAACGCGGAGTTCCTCAAGTCCCTCGGGTAG
- a CDS encoding alpha/beta hydrolase, with protein sequence MTLTARTPCLEITYEAHGDPRGFPVVLLHGFPDDVRAWDGVAPPLAAAGYRVLVPYLRGYGPTRFLDPAAPRMAQQAAIGQDLLDFIDALALPRVALAGYDWGGRAACIAAIVAPARVRGLVTIGGYNVQNTTAPSRPAPAAEERAKWYQWYFNTERGRRGLEQNRREICRLLWREWSPSWRFDDATFDRTAQSFDSPDFVEVVIHSYRHRHGNAPGEARFDPLERRLAERPPITVPTTVLHGAEDTVDPARQSERHMPLFPAGTERRVVPGGGHFLPREQPAAVAEAILALLARTG encoded by the coding sequence ATGACGCTCACGGCCCGGACGCCCTGTCTGGAGATCACCTACGAGGCGCACGGCGATCCGCGAGGCTTCCCCGTCGTCCTCCTGCACGGGTTTCCCGACGATGTGCGAGCCTGGGACGGGGTGGCCCCGCCGCTCGCCGCCGCCGGCTATCGCGTCCTCGTGCCCTACCTGCGCGGCTACGGACCGACCCGCTTCCTCGACCCCGCGGCGCCGCGCATGGCCCAGCAGGCGGCGATCGGACAGGACCTGCTCGACTTCATCGACGCCCTCGCGCTGCCGCGCGTCGCGCTGGCCGGCTACGACTGGGGCGGCCGCGCGGCGTGCATCGCCGCGATCGTGGCGCCGGCCCGCGTGCGCGGGCTGGTGACCATCGGCGGGTACAACGTGCAGAACACGACGGCGCCGTCGCGCCCCGCGCCCGCGGCCGAGGAGCGGGCCAAGTGGTACCAGTGGTACTTCAACACCGAGCGCGGCCGCCGGGGACTCGAGCAGAACCGGCGCGAGATCTGCCGGCTCCTGTGGCGCGAATGGTCGCCGAGCTGGCGCTTCGACGACGCCACCTTCGACCGCACGGCGCAATCATTCGACAGCCCCGACTTCGTCGAGGTGGTGATCCACTCCTACCGCCACCGGCACGGCAATGCGCCAGGCGAAGCGCGCTTCGATCCACTGGAGCGGCGTCTCGCGGAGCGGCCCCCGATCACCGTGCCGACCACGGTGCTGCATGGGGCCGAGGACACGGTCGACCCGGCGCGGCAGTCCGAGCGCCACATGCCGCTCTTCCCGGCCGGCACGGAGCGCCGGGTCGTGCCAGGCGGCGGCCACTTCCTGCCGCGCGAGCAGCCGGCGGCGGTCGCCGAGGCGATCCTGGCGCTCCTGGCGCGGACCGGCTAG